A part of Terriglobus roseus genomic DNA contains:
- a CDS encoding pectinesterase family protein: MRRVPLALLAALTCVTTCHAQVLKRVTVSHEGKSDFHTLQEAVDHAPADGEEIRVAPGTYREKIHISTPNIHLIGTGKKPQDVVLSWNDSAKSAGGTGKSGSVSVDADGFMAENLTIENTWELEHTRTEEGSQAVALLMSSDRAVLDNVRLIAAQDTLYANSRTCHENLPKDGSPPPPGRAACQASRQYFRNCYIEGHVDFIFGDAKAVFDHCELHARHNNNVMFTAQSRQFPEEDSGYYFLHSRITGNPQPGDKLVLGRPWRTYATVLFYDTDIQPKLSADGWSEWGGRLKTSTYREYRSHGPGVNGGQRIVTYPPLSREEEKRLTPRALLAGSDGWDPIHAADGLRSRR, translated from the coding sequence GTGCGCCGAGTTCCTCTTGCATTGCTTGCTGCTCTAACTTGCGTGACGACCTGCCATGCGCAGGTATTGAAGCGTGTCACCGTATCTCATGAAGGGAAGTCCGACTTCCATACGCTGCAGGAGGCGGTTGATCATGCGCCTGCCGATGGAGAAGAGATCCGCGTTGCACCGGGGACGTACCGGGAAAAGATTCACATTAGTACTCCAAACATCCATCTGATTGGCACCGGAAAGAAGCCGCAGGATGTGGTGCTGAGCTGGAATGATTCCGCGAAGAGCGCTGGCGGCACCGGCAAGAGTGGCAGCGTGAGCGTTGATGCCGATGGCTTCATGGCGGAGAATCTGACCATCGAAAACACCTGGGAGCTGGAACACACCCGCACCGAAGAGGGTTCGCAGGCGGTGGCGCTATTGATGAGCAGCGACCGCGCAGTGCTAGACAATGTGCGTCTGATCGCAGCGCAGGATACGCTGTACGCCAACAGCCGCACCTGTCACGAGAATCTGCCGAAGGATGGCAGTCCGCCTCCTCCGGGACGCGCGGCATGTCAGGCGTCAAGACAGTACTTTCGCAACTGTTACATCGAAGGCCACGTGGACTTCATCTTTGGTGACGCTAAGGCTGTCTTCGATCACTGTGAACTGCACGCGCGACACAACAACAACGTGATGTTCACGGCGCAAAGTCGCCAGTTTCCGGAAGAGGATTCGGGCTATTACTTTCTTCACTCTCGTATCACCGGAAACCCGCAGCCCGGCGACAAGCTGGTTCTCGGAAGACCCTGGCGCACGTACGCGACGGTGTTGTTTTATGACACGGATATCCAGCCGAAGCTTTCGGCTGATGGCTGGTCAGAGTGGGGCGGCCGGCTGAAGACCAGCACCTATCGCGAATACCGATCGCATGGGCCCGGGGTGAACGGCGGACAGCGCATCGTGACGTATCCGCCGCTGTCCCGAGAAGAAGAAAAACGGCTTACGCCCCGAGCGCTTCTTGCGGGAAGCGATGGATGGGATCCCATCCATGCGGCCGATGGGCTTCGATCCAGGCGGTGA
- a CDS encoding TonB-dependent receptor, whose amino-acid sequence MTFRNPLSRMTLGAGLLHPMRIAAPLALVATMTLSAGAQLAGKGAINGRVVDNTGAAVPDATVTIKDNATNKQQSLKSSGSGEYSFSLDPGKYTITVSHDGFKSVTQENVNVNALQTFSVDLTLPTGETTESVTVVDTPPTLETSNAALGVTIEQEQYSALPLIQDGGGQRRATDFAALLPGVNSQTTNGNQTTNAGSVNGSGSRGAVSAIYINGVPITSVAGEGDPRFVWTSMAVDAIEQFQVQTVGYSAIYEGQGVQNYVVKRGTNNIHGAAYDYFRDTGLDTWGFQQTINPVTGRAQKPTEHQHEYGLFAGLPIIKDKLFVFGGYEGYRFSRQVPYQLETIPTLRMRQGDFGEFVSNPASCGTAATTQAVAGCIYDPDSTKLVTINVNGKATQAYQRTPFANNIIPMSRLSPVAQRMQSYLPAPTNGNVNNNYLVNYKTGLNNWTTTNRFDWTINQKQAASVVLAWGRQATTAPAAVTVSSTSNGLPAPYISSQQFSPKTKVFLFEHTYAITPHITNQLKYGYGRYDGPGYNQDIGGNYGAAANGIQGLPAGQAQDSFPTVTFSGNTNINRWAGYSSNRPVANGYVLLDNLQWVKGSHTFTFGFQIAWMQYNFLNNATGVNPLQLTFTNALTAGYSNNTTALSTSGQGYASYMLGAANSGGFTLSSVPETGGRFRPQSPYFQDNWKVTSKLTLDYGLRWDYFPTYREVKNRFAYFDPNATNPLTGSKGALAFGGYGNGLCNCSSPVHDYMKNFGPRVGFAYQADPKTVFRGSFSVIYTHGNANGGSATSRQGSGLQGYSVSPSTTVVQPTASQTGTQYWKIDNPYPAYTLPPTLDPGLGTSYTTATTASSQTPTYADPYYGGRAPQFLNWNFGLQREISPSTTLTISYVGSQGHFLQPDSLNGRGIASNQLDPKYLGLGTQLSNTATAANLAAAGVTVPYASFGGSQNPSIAQALKPYAQYGSISDAYGFVGNTRFHALQLYMTKRLTHGLTFMTNYQWAKSIDNNGTFRSGYDIPAAYASDGHFHAARSLDKSLSLGDQRHKFVVTGAYNLPFGTGVLGGGNAFTRTAFGGFKLSGIFTAFSGAPLSITMNSCNTNPSQNVCYPFLNPNYSGNGQIQGSTRPKTSADLGTTQYLDSNAFLSTANTPNYMFSTTARSAALPGLFQPGNYNLDMSLRRSIDIPTGGLHEGTKLVLEADYFNVTNHTRFVYSQSNAVISTFGTSSYGTKVRDTTVPYIRALQLAARIEF is encoded by the coding sequence ATGACGTTCCGTAACCCACTTTCCCGCATGACCCTAGGGGCAGGTCTACTTCACCCCATGCGCATTGCGGCGCCACTTGCCCTGGTGGCAACTATGACGCTTTCCGCAGGCGCGCAGCTTGCAGGAAAGGGCGCCATCAATGGCCGCGTCGTGGACAACACCGGCGCCGCCGTCCCTGATGCAACGGTGACCATCAAGGACAACGCGACCAATAAGCAGCAGAGCCTCAAGTCCAGTGGGTCGGGCGAGTACAGCTTCTCCCTTGATCCGGGCAAGTACACCATCACGGTCTCCCACGATGGCTTCAAGTCCGTGACGCAGGAGAATGTAAACGTCAATGCGTTGCAGACGTTCTCTGTCGATCTGACGTTGCCCACCGGCGAAACGACGGAATCAGTTACGGTCGTCGACACACCGCCGACCCTCGAGACTTCCAATGCGGCCCTGGGCGTCACCATTGAACAGGAGCAGTACTCGGCCCTGCCGCTGATCCAGGACGGCGGCGGTCAGCGCCGCGCGACCGACTTCGCCGCGTTGCTGCCGGGTGTTAACTCGCAGACAACGAACGGAAACCAGACCACGAATGCAGGTTCGGTCAACGGCTCTGGTAGCCGTGGTGCGGTATCGGCGATCTACATCAATGGTGTGCCCATCACTTCAGTAGCAGGTGAAGGCGATCCACGCTTCGTTTGGACGTCCATGGCCGTCGACGCAATTGAGCAGTTCCAGGTGCAGACTGTTGGCTATTCGGCAATCTACGAAGGCCAGGGCGTTCAGAACTACGTGGTGAAGCGTGGTACGAACAACATCCATGGCGCCGCGTATGACTACTTCCGCGATACCGGGCTGGATACCTGGGGCTTCCAGCAGACGATCAATCCAGTGACGGGTCGCGCGCAGAAGCCGACCGAACATCAGCACGAGTATGGCCTGTTTGCCGGTCTTCCCATCATCAAAGACAAGCTCTTCGTCTTTGGCGGTTACGAAGGCTACCGCTTCTCCCGGCAGGTGCCGTATCAGCTTGAAACCATCCCCACGCTTCGTATGCGTCAGGGTGATTTCGGTGAGTTTGTGTCCAACCCGGCGAGCTGCGGCACCGCGGCCACCACACAAGCAGTCGCTGGCTGCATCTACGATCCGGACAGCACAAAGCTGGTGACGATCAACGTAAACGGTAAGGCGACGCAGGCCTATCAGCGTACGCCGTTTGCCAACAACATCATTCCTATGTCGCGTCTGTCTCCTGTGGCGCAGCGCATGCAGTCCTATCTGCCCGCACCCACCAACGGCAACGTGAACAATAACTACCTGGTCAACTACAAGACCGGCTTGAACAACTGGACCACCACGAATCGCTTCGATTGGACGATCAATCAGAAGCAGGCAGCATCGGTAGTGCTGGCGTGGGGACGCCAGGCAACGACCGCTCCTGCGGCTGTAACTGTCTCCTCCACATCGAACGGTTTGCCGGCACCGTATATCTCGTCGCAACAGTTTTCGCCAAAGACGAAGGTCTTCCTGTTTGAGCATACGTATGCCATCACCCCGCACATCACAAACCAGTTGAAGTACGGTTATGGTCGCTATGATGGCCCCGGCTACAACCAGGATATCGGTGGTAACTATGGCGCGGCCGCGAACGGTATCCAGGGTCTGCCTGCGGGCCAGGCACAGGATTCGTTCCCGACCGTCACCTTCAGCGGCAACACCAACATCAACCGTTGGGCTGGTTACTCCAGCAATCGCCCAGTTGCGAATGGTTATGTGTTGCTCGACAACCTGCAGTGGGTGAAGGGAAGCCACACGTTCACTTTCGGCTTCCAGATCGCCTGGATGCAGTACAACTTCTTGAACAATGCAACGGGTGTTAATCCGCTGCAGCTGACGTTCACCAATGCACTGACAGCTGGCTATAGCAACAACACCACGGCGCTTTCAACCTCAGGTCAGGGCTACGCCAGCTACATGTTGGGCGCGGCCAATTCCGGTGGCTTTACGTTGTCTTCCGTGCCCGAGACGGGTGGTCGCTTCCGTCCGCAGTCGCCCTATTTCCAGGACAATTGGAAGGTCACCTCGAAGCTGACGCTCGATTACGGCTTGCGTTGGGATTATTTCCCAACGTATCGCGAAGTGAAGAACCGCTTCGCCTACTTTGATCCGAATGCAACGAATCCGCTTACGGGATCGAAGGGTGCACTTGCCTTCGGTGGTTACGGTAACGGTCTCTGCAACTGCAGCAGCCCGGTTCATGACTACATGAAGAACTTCGGACCCCGTGTTGGATTTGCCTACCAGGCTGATCCAAAGACGGTATTCCGTGGAAGCTTCAGCGTGATCTACACCCACGGCAACGCGAATGGCGGTTCAGCGACCAGCCGTCAGGGCTCCGGTCTGCAGGGCTACAGCGTGAGCCCAAGTACCACGGTGGTTCAACCGACGGCCAGCCAGACGGGAACACAGTACTGGAAGATCGACAACCCGTATCCGGCCTACACCTTGCCGCCAACGCTTGATCCAGGCCTGGGTACGTCCTACACAACAGCAACGACTGCCTCGTCGCAGACACCCACGTACGCCGATCCCTACTACGGTGGACGTGCGCCCCAGTTCCTAAACTGGAACTTTGGCCTGCAGCGTGAGATCAGCCCAAGCACCACGTTGACAATCAGCTACGTCGGATCGCAGGGACACTTCCTGCAACCTGACAGCTTGAATGGTCGCGGCATTGCCAGCAATCAGCTCGATCCCAAATACCTGGGGCTGGGCACGCAGTTGTCGAACACCGCCACCGCGGCGAATCTGGCAGCGGCAGGCGTAACGGTGCCGTATGCAAGCTTTGGCGGATCGCAGAATCCCTCCATTGCTCAGGCTCTGAAGCCATACGCGCAGTACGGCAGCATCAGCGACGCATATGGATTTGTTGGCAACACCCGCTTCCACGCGTTGCAGCTGTACATGACGAAGCGTCTGACGCACGGCCTCACCTTCATGACGAACTATCAGTGGGCGAAGTCGATCGACAACAATGGAACGTTCCGTTCCGGTTACGACATTCCGGCAGCGTATGCGTCTGATGGACACTTCCATGCGGCGCGTTCACTGGACAAGAGCCTGTCGCTCGGTGATCAGCGCCACAAGTTCGTTGTAACCGGCGCTTACAATCTGCCTTTCGGCACCGGCGTTTTAGGTGGCGGCAATGCGTTCACACGAACTGCGTTCGGTGGCTTTAAGCTGTCTGGCATCTTTACGGCGTTCTCTGGCGCACCCCTGTCCATCACGATGAACTCGTGCAACACGAACCCGTCGCAGAACGTTTGCTACCCGTTCCTGAACCCGAACTATTCGGGTAACGGACAGATTCAGGGCAGCACACGTCCAAAGACCTCGGCCGATCTGGGAACCACGCAGTACTTGGATTCCAACGCCTTCCTAAGCACCGCGAACACGCCAAACTACATGTTCAGCACCACGGCGCGTTCGGCTGCTCTGCCGGGATTGTTCCAGCCGGGCAACTACAACCTGGACATGAGCCTTCGCCGGTCGATTGACATCCCCACCGGTGGGCTGCATGAAGGTACCAAGCTGGTACTTGAGGCGGACTACTTCAACGTGACGAACCATACTCGGTTTGTCTACAGCCAGTCGAATGCCGTTATCAGCACGTTTGGAACCTCCAGCTATGGCACCAAGGTTCGCGACACAACCGTTCCGTATATCCGCGCGTTGCAGCTTGCTGCTCGTATCGAGTTCTAA
- a CDS encoding GDSL-type esterase/lipase family protein: MSLHKHSLSVALLVAGTMSAFGQDAYVGNNPAQRKPGTSIRVELIGDSTQTDNAGYGRGFCANLMPQIDCLNMAKGGASTKTYRELGLWDRALATKPDYMLIQFGHNDMESAEHNDRQVPIDVYEQNLRNFVTEARSHSIKPVLVTPLTRRYFQADGKIHSDLLNHAAVMKRVATDMHVSLIDLQSESIAYLDSIGETAGSKLGIAKKDAQGKTVPDKTHLNWQGSYVFGRMVAVDLGDVVPALKKFVRPQAATLPAEGQLAMRVIQQQPFKIVLTGDSTVATEGGWGPGFCATLTSNVACVDVAMNGRSTKSYIDEGLWQKALNEKGNYYFIQFGHNDQKPDPKRHADADGLYAENLRRFIHDVRAIGAIPILVTPLSRRNYKDGVLVKDGLEEYAASVRKVAAEEKVTVVDLFSVSQKYLSGISQEQADTYDMVGHPDEKAENASAAKPDRTHLNDKGKALFGRMVADNVIRIQVELGPNVNGLPDGAMAVLQASPTDGH; encoded by the coding sequence ATGTCGTTGCATAAGCATTCCCTCTCTGTAGCGCTTCTGGTTGCAGGCACGATGAGTGCATTCGGACAAGATGCGTATGTTGGCAACAATCCCGCGCAGCGTAAGCCTGGTACTTCTATACGTGTCGAGCTGATCGGCGACTCTACGCAAACCGACAATGCTGGATATGGTCGCGGCTTCTGCGCGAACCTGATGCCGCAGATCGACTGCCTGAACATGGCAAAAGGCGGTGCAAGCACCAAGACGTACCGTGAGCTTGGATTGTGGGATCGCGCTCTCGCTACCAAGCCGGATTACATGTTGATTCAGTTTGGCCACAATGACATGGAATCGGCCGAGCACAATGATCGCCAGGTTCCTATCGACGTTTATGAGCAGAATCTGCGGAATTTTGTCACCGAAGCTCGAAGCCACAGCATCAAGCCGGTGTTAGTGACTCCTTTAACGCGCCGTTACTTTCAGGCGGATGGAAAGATTCATAGTGATCTGCTGAATCACGCCGCAGTGATGAAGCGTGTCGCTACAGATATGCATGTATCGTTGATCGATCTGCAGAGCGAAAGCATAGCGTATCTGGATAGCATCGGCGAGACCGCGGGTAGCAAGCTTGGTATTGCGAAGAAGGACGCGCAAGGAAAGACTGTTCCTGACAAGACACACTTGAACTGGCAGGGGAGCTACGTCTTTGGGCGGATGGTCGCAGTAGATCTTGGAGATGTAGTTCCTGCGTTGAAGAAGTTTGTTCGGCCGCAAGCCGCAACTCTTCCTGCGGAAGGGCAGCTTGCCATGCGTGTCATCCAGCAGCAGCCATTCAAGATAGTCCTCACAGGAGACTCCACTGTTGCCACAGAAGGTGGCTGGGGACCAGGCTTCTGCGCCACGCTGACTTCTAACGTCGCGTGCGTGGATGTAGCCATGAACGGCCGCAGCACGAAGAGCTACATCGACGAAGGCTTGTGGCAAAAGGCATTGAACGAGAAAGGGAATTACTACTTCATCCAGTTTGGCCATAACGATCAGAAGCCAGATCCCAAACGCCATGCGGATGCCGATGGGCTCTATGCGGAGAATCTGCGACGTTTCATTCACGATGTCCGTGCCATTGGTGCGATTCCCATTCTGGTGACTCCTCTGTCTCGCCGCAACTACAAGGACGGGGTGTTAGTGAAGGATGGCCTGGAAGAGTACGCGGCCTCCGTTCGCAAAGTAGCAGCCGAAGAGAAGGTGACTGTTGTTGATTTGTTTAGTGTGTCGCAGAAGTATCTCAGCGGCATCTCGCAGGAACAGGCAGACACTTATGACATGGTTGGCCATCCGGACGAGAAGGCAGAAAATGCCAGCGCAGCTAAGCCGGACCGCACGCATTTGAACGACAAAGGCAAAGCTCTCTTTGGTCGCATGGTTGCCGACAACGTGATCCGCATACAGGTGGAGCTGGGACCGAATGTGAACGGGCTTCCGGACGGTGCGATGGCCGTATTGCAGGCTTCTCCCACCGATGGGCACTAA
- a CDS encoding alpha/beta hydrolase family protein, which produces MIGGLVFFLLMRISSCLSVAVLIAVSTSTNLQAQVAAGGGGVPRPDQFFSVQAPFNSGIFVKPGKELSAAQIKKRDEAWRAEIRKQLFVPDPLPALQAKVWSTFSPTPGVLADRVTYSTANGMRVPAIVYRPDPRTTHWKGKLPGVVVVNGHGNDKFGWYAFYSGILFAKAGAVAVTYDQIGEGERNAHKASRQSPAEHDKVVDLPHWGQRLAGLMQVDAMQGVSYLRSLPQVDPQRIGMVGYSLGSLIAGITGAIDLRIHAIVLSGGGVYDGPHEYYDSNKLPCQTPPYLSLGVLGDRGAILYALNAARGPLYVMNGESDTVMKMADHPQPWFDAVRARAIALNGNDRNMFTNIMYPGISHRTSWVNLDGMLWLNQQLHFALWDEAAIRAAGTTHISKWISANNVDISPTYFREDREGGLDAVGQGFPAIPRKDLMVLPDAEWEQQKNTLIYDAWAAKARALEEGKAQ; this is translated from the coding sequence ATGATCGGTGGTCTTGTCTTCTTCCTTCTTATGCGAATCTCATCTTGTCTCTCCGTTGCCGTATTGATTGCCGTTTCCACCTCCACAAACCTGCAAGCGCAGGTGGCAGCAGGTGGTGGTGGCGTGCCGCGCCCTGACCAGTTCTTTTCTGTGCAGGCGCCGTTCAACAGCGGAATCTTTGTTAAACCGGGCAAAGAACTTTCTGCCGCACAGATCAAGAAGCGCGATGAAGCGTGGCGTGCTGAGATACGCAAACAGCTTTTCGTGCCAGATCCTCTACCTGCTTTGCAGGCGAAGGTGTGGTCGACGTTCTCACCCACGCCCGGCGTTTTGGCGGACCGTGTCACATACTCCACGGCCAACGGCATGCGTGTGCCGGCCATCGTCTATCGGCCTGATCCCCGGACCACGCACTGGAAGGGCAAGCTGCCCGGCGTCGTCGTTGTGAATGGACACGGCAATGACAAGTTCGGCTGGTATGCCTTTTACAGCGGCATCCTGTTTGCCAAGGCTGGAGCCGTTGCCGTCACGTACGACCAGATTGGCGAAGGCGAACGCAATGCGCACAAAGCCAGCCGCCAGTCTCCGGCAGAGCATGATAAGGTCGTCGATTTGCCGCATTGGGGGCAGCGTCTCGCAGGATTAATGCAGGTGGATGCGATGCAGGGAGTCAGCTACCTGCGTTCGCTTCCACAAGTAGACCCGCAGCGTATCGGCATGGTGGGATACTCGCTGGGGTCCTTGATCGCGGGTATTACAGGCGCCATTGATCTTCGCATTCATGCGATTGTGCTGAGTGGAGGCGGGGTCTATGACGGACCTCACGAGTATTACGACAGCAATAAGCTGCCATGCCAAACGCCGCCATATCTGTCGTTGGGTGTTCTTGGGGATCGCGGAGCCATCCTGTATGCGCTCAACGCCGCTCGTGGACCGTTGTACGTGATGAACGGCGAGAGCGACACTGTGATGAAGATGGCGGATCATCCGCAGCCGTGGTTCGATGCTGTGCGTGCGCGAGCAATTGCGCTGAACGGCAATGATCGGAACATGTTTACAAACATCATGTACCCCGGCATTAGTCATCGGACAAGCTGGGTGAATCTGGACGGAATGCTCTGGCTGAACCAGCAACTTCACTTCGCGCTTTGGGATGAAGCAGCGATCCGGGCCGCAGGGACAACCCATATCTCCAAATGGATCAGCGCCAATAACGTCGATATTTCGCCCACGTACTTCCGCGAAGACCGCGAAGGTGGCCTGGACGCCGTGGGACAGGGTTTCCCCGCGATTCCTCGTAAAGATTTAATGGTGCTTCCTGATGCCGAGTGGGAGCAGCAGAAGAATACGCTGATTTA